The Thamnophis elegans isolate rThaEle1 chromosome Z, rThaEle1.pri, whole genome shotgun sequence genome contains a region encoding:
- the LOC116520792 gene encoding vomeronasal type-2 receptor 26-like encodes MFPDETHQFKALLRLLLHFGWTWVGLVSLFEEDRDRFIQKRLPMFSERGICFDFLICLPQMVYGNAAAEWMENAEKIFKVIMESTVTAVIVSAEITGMVILRLMVNFFSYDNIPKERQAKVWIMTTQMEFTSILMQRQFHIDFLQGALSFAIHSTQLTGFQQFMQKRNPNVDKEDGFIRDFWKDAFECSFSSDIADEKAERICTGEEKLETLPNSVFDTTMNGHSYSLYNAVYVVAHALKAMCSSKLKGERKMNERRWKLFLRSPWQLHHFLQQVSFNNSAGIQVSFGPNGELETGLDVFNWVTFANKSFLKVQIGKIDPMAPPDKLLTISDKETVWPLIFNQTLPLSICNKKCPLGRSKIKMEGKVSCCYDCKICPEGKIADQLDLDDCFPCPEDQYPNQNKDSCLPKRIIYLTYQEPLGISLAAIAVSFSFISAAVLGIFIKYQDTPIVKANNRNLTYSLLAALLLSFLCSLLFIGQPDQVKCLLRQTAFGILFSVALSCILGKTIIVVLAFMATKPGSKMRKWVGKRLAIPIVLSCSLTQFCICVVWLIISAPFPDSDMHSLADEIVLQCNEGSTTMFYAVLGFLGFLTAVSFTVAFLARNLPDSFNEAKFITFSMLVFCSVWVSFVPTYLSTKGKYMVAVEIFSILASAAGLLLCIFSPKCYIILLKPNLNKKEQLMKK; translated from the exons ATGTTCCCAGATGAAACCCATCAATTTAAAGCACTACTGCGTTTATTGTTGCATTTTGGATGGACCTGGGTTGGGTTAGTTTCTCTGTTTGAGGAAGATAGGGACAGGTTCATTCAAAAGAGACTTCCCATGTTTTCAGAGAGAGGAATCTGCTTTGACTTTTTAATATGTCTTCCCCAAATGGTGTATGGTAATGCAGCTGCTGAGTGGatggaaaatgcagaaaaaatattcaaagtgATTATGGAGAGTACAGTCACTGCAGTCATTGTAAGTGCTGAAATTACAGGCATGGTTATTTTGAGACTAATGGTCAATTTTTTCAGTTATGATAATATTCCAAAAGAGAGACAGGCCAAAGTTTGGATTATGACAACCCAGATGGAATTTACCTCCATTCTGATGCAAAGACAGTTCCACATTGATTTTCTTCAAGGTGCCCTTTCCTTTGCAATTCACTCAACGCAGCTGACAGGATTCCAACAATTTATGCAGAAGAGAAACCCAAACGTTGACAAAGAAGATGGCTTCATTAGGGATTTCtggaaagatgcatttgaatGTTCCTTCTCCAGTGATATTGCAGATGAGAAGGCTGAAAGGATCTGCActggagaagagaagctggagactCTTCCTAATTCTGTCTTTGACACCACCATGAATGGTCATAGTTACAGTCTCTACAATGCAGTCTATGTTGTGGCACATGCTCTGAAGGCCATGTGCTCTTCCAAACTCAAAGGGGAACGAAAAATGAATGAGAGGAGATGGAAGCTCTTCCTCCGATCACCTTGGCAA ctCCACCATTTCTTGCAACAAGTCTCCTTTAACAACAGTGCTGGGATACAGGTTTCTTTCGGCCCCAATGGGGAATTAGAAACGGGACTTGATGTTTTCAATTGGGTCACATTTGCAAACAAGTCCTTTCTGAAAGTCCAAATTGGAAAGATCGACCCCATGGCTCCCCCAGACAAGCTcctcaccatttctgacaaggaaACCGTTTGGCCACTCATATTTAACCAG ACATTACCTCTTTCCATTTGTAACAAGAAGTGTCCTCTTGGCCGTAGCAagataaaaatggaaggaaaagtatCCTGCTGCTATGACTGTAAAATATGTCCAGAAGGGAAAATAGCTGATCAATTGG ACTTAGATGACTGTTTCCCATGTCCAGAGGATCAATATCCAAACCAGAATAAAGATAGTTGCCTTCCAAAACGTATAATTTACTTAACTTATCAAGAACCTTTGGGGATTTCTTTGGCAGCGATTGCagtctccttttctttcatctcagcTGCAGTGCTTGGGATATTCATTAAATATCAGGACACACCTATTGTTAAAGCCAATAATAGGAACCTTACTTATAGCCTTCTTGCTGCTCTTCTGCTCTCCTTCCTTTGCAGTTTGCTCTTCATTGGGCAACCTGACCAAGTGAAATGTCTCTTGAGACAAACTGCTTTTGGCATCCTCTTCTCTGTAGCTCTTTCTTGTATATTGGGGAAAACAATCATAGTGGTccttgctttcatggccaccaagcccggatccaaaatgagaaaatgggtggggaaaaggctgGCTATCCCTATTGTCCTATCTTGCTCCCTGACACAATTCTGCATTTGTGTGGTGTGGCTCATAATTTCTGCTCCCTTCCCAGATTCTGACATGCATTCCCTGGCTGACGAAATTGTTCTACAATGTAatgaaggttccaccacaatgTTTTATGCTGTCCTTGGCTTTTTGGGGTTCTTGACTGCTGTCAGTTTCACTGTAGCCTTCCTAGCTAGGAatttgcctgacagctttaatgaagccaaatttatcaccttcagcatgttggtgttttgcagtgtctgggtgtcatTTGTTCCCACCTATTTGAGTACCAAgggaaaatacatggtggctgtggagatcttctccattttggcttctgcAGCTGGATTACTTCTctgcatattttcccccaaatgctataTCATTCTGCTAAAACCTAATCTGAATAAGAAGGAGCAACTAATGAAAAAATGA